The window GTGTGTAGGTATTATTTAAGCATTGTAATCAGTTTGATTACGTTAATGATAAGAGGAAAATGTACCATATGTGTTTTCACTGGGAGAGAAGGCAAAGCTAATATTCTCCTTGGTGAAGTGTGTGTACATACGAGTGTGTGTTCTTCAGATACAAAGAGAAAAGTTTGAGAGTAATAATAGAGTGGGTCAGAGCGAACAAAGGGGAGGTGAGATGCATAGAAATTAAAGAAAGTGGTTCAAGTGGATTGTGGAATTCCTACGTTTTTCCGTTGAAACATTGTTTCAATTTTTGAAATGGGATATTTACGGAATCCCCTTGAATAGGATCAAACCATACTTCATGCTATTTTCTTAAGATTCTTCTTTCTTATTTTTAAGCAAGTCCTCGAGAGAGGTTCGACCTCCCAAAGGTTAAACAAAGGCATCGGTATTAAGACCACTCCCTATAATTTCATCGGTTATTCCTTTGAACCAAACATATACATTTTCCATTTGTGTGTTTTGAACCAAAGAGGTCCTAAAAGGGCCAAAAGGAAGACCTATGGCGGAAGTGCTTCCTCTACATAATCAATAGGCACACCAAGTTTACACAATACGTCAATTAGCTAGACATTTGAACAAGAGATAAATTGTCTGCGGTATCAATTATCTTCAATGATCCAGCCGATGCCTTGGCCGGGCACGACggcgagcttggacttgatcctcgcggcggcggtggcgctgtgCAGCGGCAGCAGGGACTCCAGGCAGAAGCTCGCCTCCACGGGCAACCTTGCAAACACATATAATAATAACCAAGGGCCGTCACATACTTCCTGCTGCTAATTGACTGGTTTGAAAGCATGAATGAATCTTGGCACGTACCTGAGGAGGCGAGGGGGCGCAGCCAACGCGCGACGGACGGAAGGACGCGCACCTACCCCGAGGGAAGACGATCTCGCCGGAGCAGCTCGGATAGCGGAGGCGGAGGAGCGTAATAGCGAcctggcggcggcggccatggcgagtTGCCGAGTCGGGAGTAGGAGGGAGCCCTACCGAGACGCTGCTGTCGTTGCAAGCagattttttcttttagttttatagTTGGAAACAAATGGATGGAGTTAATCCAGGCCGTTAACTCCCAGCCCAAATGAGCACTCCAGCATATTGGGCTGTCTTATATGGGCTATTCATTCCAACTATTTATTTTGCGGGTCATTTTTTTTTCTGAGTCGATAAGCTCGAACTCCCGATTTCATTTCAAACAAAACCAGCAAAGTACCCATGATTCGTCATCAGTGCGCGGACGTTCGCTGAGACAGAATAACAAATCGATTTTCTTTTAGCAAGCATGGCAAATCCTAACATAAACTAAACTGTGGTGTCATGCTTGTTAACTAAAGTTTCCATCCTCGGCCAACAAAAATTGCCATGAAAAACTTTCATATTTGTCATGCTCCCCAGCAAATGTTCGCTGGTTAAGCCGGTCCGTTATCTGACCTGTCGAGATATGGACAGCCCCATATAATTCTAGCTTCCTACATTCAATTTGGATCTAGCCATTGTAGATCATCACAAAAGTAATGTTTATTCCAGCCTCTTTAATTCCAAACGTCTCGATAATCAACATGGAGATCTACNNNNNNNNNNNNNNNNNNNNNNNNNNNNNNNNNNNNNNNNNNNNNNNNNNNNNNNNNNNNNNNNNNNNNNNNNNNNNNNNNNNNNNNNNNNNNNNNNNNNNNNNNNNNNNNNNNNNNNNNNNNNNNNNNNNNNNNNNNNNNNNNNNNNNNNNNNNNNNNNNNNNNNNNNNNNNNNNNNNNNNNNNNNNNNNNNNNNNNNNNNNNNNNNNNNNNNNNNNNNNNNNNNNNNNNNNNNNNNNNNNNNNNNNNNNNNNNNATCTTTGTGTTGACAAACTTTATCCCAACTTACTACATGAGACTTTCTAGCTACCTCTTCTTCCAGCCAAAGCAACCTTTTGATAGAAATATCATGCCTCTTACCTGGTACATTAGGTAATTCAAACAGAGAAAACTTGTGCGTGATAGGATATTTAAATCTGCTTGAAACTACTATATAATAATTTGTAACAAACGCACATGGCCGAAAAACTGAGTACTTCAATATATGTGGCCCGCAATCTCTTATCCCGTCGCCAAAAAGGAAAAAAGCAATCTCCTCTTATCATTCCTATTAATTGACCAAGCATGCACAAGATACATGAATTATGGTCTCAGAACATTTTCCATTATTTTCATATCTGATGTGCCACATGTAGTCATGGGTGGCAACAACAGTAGGGAATTGATCCGGCCTTTATCTCACAGCGGGCTGCACTTGGGTCCATCTTCATGATCTGGCACCTAAGTCCACACGATGCCTGATCACATTCATAGTCAGCCACACATGTCTCTCCAGTCGTATCGCTCACCACTTCATCTACACATACATTCGTATTCACAAATGAGTGGGGTCGTTAGCATACAATCCATCTAAAAGTATATACATGCATGACTTAGTGCACTAACCTGACACTCCCTGGTAGAAAGAAACGGTAGCCATGACTAGAAGAGCAACGGCGAATATGGGAGCCCAAGAACTAAGGTTGTTGTTCTTGGCTAACACCATCATGTGGTCTCCTTATATAACACTTTATTTGTTTGTCTGACAAGAATTTGACCGCCTCTTCTTATATAGAGGCATGCAGGGAGGTAGCTAACTTGTCGACCAGGCAAGTAATTATATAATGCCAAATGaattcctatggctttgtcacgcaTATACTATTTGCCTTTTTATCTTTTGCTGTCTTTTATTGCATACCAAATTTAGTCCCTGGTTTTATTTAAAGCACGTTGTAAGTGATTGAACAACTAAATTTGATATTTGCTGGTTCTTCTCAAATTGTATATATGGTTAAAGATTCAATAGTGTGGTTTTATGGTATCTTCTCCTTGCCTGGTGTAGTTCATAAAAAAATGCCGAGTTAGGATTAATCTGCCTATtaggttggtgatgatgttggtgaaatTTTTATGATTAATTTTCCTTATACTGCCTGTGAATTACAGCCTAATTCAAGTATTTACAATCTGTAATTTACCATGTTACTTTAAGAATTGTTGTTCACCACCAAATCTAACAAGTGAGCATTTATTATTTTCTAAAAAGGTCCCCAAAAGGTCATTATGTTCTATTCCAATTGTTCCTGCTGTAGTATTTATCTATTGTTTTTCTTTTTGTCCTTCCTCCTAGAGCAGTTATTAGTAAAATAATAATGGCTCCATTCCTTTTATAAGGTATATTTTTTCTCAAAAGTCAAACGAgtgcatgtttgaccaagtttttagaaAAAATACATCAATATCCACAATACGAAATTTATATCATTTGACCCATCATGAgaagtagtttcatattttatctattagGTATTGTAGATGTTttattttattctataatcttggtcaaacattcaAATGGTTAACTTGCACGGAaatcaatacaccttatattctgaaACGAAGGGAGTAGATTAGTTCATTTTGTCAGTAAGCACTTAGATATGCATTCTTTCATGGTTGGTCTAGGCCGATGCTGCATTATCAGATTAACGCAAGAGTCATTACATGCAAGCACATTTATTTACAGATGTAGTTCATGTAATATAACTTGATCAGGGGGACCCAACTCAAATTCTCCTTTGTTTTGctccttttctatttttttcttctagagAGAAAGAAAGACATAGTTCTTAAAACAATTTTAACATGTGAGCACATAAGACCTAACTTGGGTTTACCCGGCTTCTCCTATTTGGTGCGTAGGTCGCGCATTAGTCACCTAGTGCATACCCTCTGGAACGCTTGATCATctgtttgggccggcccattttgggTTTCTTTCCGTCCGGTTTTCGGAAGGTTCGAAACTTTTTCccctttttcctttgttttttcttcCATTATTTcgttgtttttccttttctttctttctttttctttttccttcttattgtttttattttctttcttttcctttttcatttttgggagcatttttcaaatttgtgaacattttcgaAATCATGAATATTTTCCAAGTTAGTGAACACGTTTTTAAAATCGTGAAAATTTTAAATTCTTCAACATTTGAATCAGATTTTAATCGTGAACATTCACCATATAAAGGATGGGATCCGCACGAGTACCTCTACCATTAGCTTTCTTTTTAATCATACTTCTGGTCTAACCCTACAGGAGAATGGTTAAAAATTGTCATGCTTTGCTATGTTGTGGGTATGTGATGTTGATTTCATATGTGAACTAATATGTGCGTGTTGTTTATATGAACCGTGTCCACGGAAATGTAGCACTACAAAACAGGGGGGTATTGGTGTCCACGGAAATGTTCCACGTTAACAATTATTCTACAGTAGAAGTCGTTTCGACCAGCTAACCCTACGGCTGGAGACGGTGGAGAGACAGTGAGATCTGCATGTGCATACTACTTGTACAGTGAGACACAATGAAGCTGCGTGTTAGTACAGGAGCTAAAAGGCTTTGGCCA is drawn from Triticum dicoccoides isolate Atlit2015 ecotype Zavitan chromosome 6B, WEW_v2.0, whole genome shotgun sequence and contains these coding sequences:
- the LOC119321049 gene encoding protein NUCLEAR FUSION DEFECTIVE 6, mitochondrial-like, whose protein sequence is MAAAARSLLRSSASAIRAAPARSSSLGVGARPSVRRALAAPPRLLRLPVEASFCLESLLPLHSATAAARIKSKLAVVPGQGIGWIIEDN